In the genome of Blastopirellula retiformator, the window AGCCCGCCTACTACGGGATCCAGGGAATTCGGGATCTGATCGTGCGTCGTCCCGATCTGATTCTGATGGATCTTGAGATGCCCAACGGCGATGGCGAGTTCTTGCTCGACTGCGTGCGGACCAACCCGTCGACCCGCAATCTACCGGTGGTCGTCCTGACCGGCACGCGCGATGAAGCGCGGAAGAAGCGGATCCTGGCCGGCGGCGCTGACCTGTTTCTGACGAAGCCGATTCCGTTTGACGGGTTGCTTGAGCGCCTGAGCAAATTTGTGCGGATTCGCCGTCGAGAAGAGCAGGTGTACCGAAAATGAATCTGGAAGCGACCAAAATTCGGGTTCTGGTACTCGAGGATGACGCGGACGACTACCGGCTGATCGCTCGCCAACTCTCGGCGGCGGGAAGCATGTTTGACGTTCAGTGGGTGCAAACTCTCGAAGAAGCCTCGCAGCGATTTTGCGAAGAGGATTTCGACGTGATTGTTACCGACCTCACGATTCCCGATAGCGTCGGTCTCGAAACGGTCTCCACGTTGCGGGCGGTCTCGGCCACGACGCCGATCCTGGTGCTGACGTCGCTAGAAGACGAGAGCATGGAGAGCAAGATCCTATCGGCCGGCGCCCAAGATTATCTGCTGAAAGGAGAGTTGGCCGGACGCACGGTCAAACGCGCGATCTTGCACGCCGTTCAGCGACAGCGATCGCTCAACGAGGTGACCAGTTTGGTCGCGGAGTTGAAAGAGAGCCAGGGCCTGATGACGCAGCAGGCGCGTCTGCTGAAGCGAAAAAATCGCCGCTTGAAACAACTGTACAAAACCGCGCAGGAATTTGTCGACAACGTCTCGCATGATTTCCGGACGCCGCTGACCGTCATCATCGACTACGTGGCGCTGATCCGCGAAGGATTGGCGGGCGAAGTGAATGACGAGCAAAAACGGATGCTTGCGAAGGTCTCAGTCCGGGCCGACGATCTCAATAACATGGTCGACGACTTGCTGGACGTCAGCCGGATCGAATCGGGACTTCTGGGCGCCTGGCGCCGCAACGTCGATCCTACCGAGATTATTCGACACGCCGAGTCGCTCTTGTCGCCGCGGGCCTTCGCCAAACAGATCGCCTTCTTCGTCAATTGCAAGCCGGACCTGCCAGAGGTCTATTGCGATGCGGAGAAAGTGGGCCGGGTGATCACCAACCTGGCCGTTAACGCCATCAAGTTCACGCCCGAGGGAGGACGGGTGGAACTGTGGGCGAAACCGGATCACGAAAGGCGGGAACTGGTGATCGGCGTGACCGACACGGGGCCCGGCATCGATGCGGAGTCGCTTGAGAAGTTGTTCCTCCGTTTTAAGCAGCTCGATCAAGGCGTGAAAGAGTCGGCGAAAGGCTTTGGCCTGGGGCTCAACATCGCGCAGCGCCTCGCCAAGCTGAACCTGGGCGAACTGAATGTGACGAGTAAGGTCGACGAAGGGAGCGAATTCTCATTTGGAATTCCCTTTGCCTTGCCGACCGAAGTGATGCGGCGTTGGCTTGAGTTTCGCCGTAGCTCGAAGGATTCGCTGCAACTGATTGAAATTAAGATCGACGACCGCGTTCCGGCGCCCGTTCCGAAGGAGTTTGACGGCTTCC includes:
- a CDS encoding response regulator, giving the protein MTAWSKRGQNMLAQLKKEKKRKRRHLLAKANKPPLLLSVDDDPDYQNLLALRMREYEVEFEPAYYGIQGIRDLIVRRPDLILMDLEMPNGDGEFLLDCVRTNPSTRNLPVVVLTGTRDEARKKRILAGGADLFLTKPIPFDGLLERLSKFVRIRRREEQVYRK
- a CDS encoding hybrid sensor histidine kinase/response regulator, translated to MNLEATKIRVLVLEDDADDYRLIARQLSAAGSMFDVQWVQTLEEASQRFCEEDFDVIVTDLTIPDSVGLETVSTLRAVSATTPILVLTSLEDESMESKILSAGAQDYLLKGELAGRTVKRAILHAVQRQRSLNEVTSLVAELKESQGLMTQQARLLKRKNRRLKQLYKTAQEFVDNVSHDFRTPLTVIIDYVALIREGLAGEVNDEQKRMLAKVSVRADDLNNMVDDLLDVSRIESGLLGAWRRNVDPTEIIRHAESLLSPRAFAKQIAFFVNCKPDLPEVYCDAEKVGRVITNLAVNAIKFTPEGGRVELWAKPDHERRELVIGVTDTGPGIDAESLEKLFLRFKQLDQGVKESAKGFGLGLNIAQRLAKLNLGELNVTSKVDEGSEFSFGIPFALPTEVMRRWLEFRRSSKDSLQLIEIKIDDRVPAPVPKEFDGFLNCLLRIDDLLLRVDTNRWLLVMTAFPTESDEWFRRAKKEYDKHSRNRPMGPLPAYHAETICQWSSQESVAKILKQFDALLLESPTANFIG